The Spirosoma foliorum genome has a window encoding:
- a CDS encoding zincin-like metallopeptidase domain-containing protein, translated as MTSVKNYDDEGYAKEELVAELGACFLSADLGVEPQPEEHHAAYIQSWLHVLKDDKRFIFQVASHAQKSVEYIQRLQSP; from the coding sequence GTGACTTCGGTAAAAAACTATGATGATGAAGGGTACGCTAAAGAGGAACTGGTTGCCGAATTAGGAGCCTGCTTTCTGTCGGCTGATCTGGGCGTTGAGCCGCAGCCGGAAGAACATCATGCGGCTTATATCCAGTCCTGGCTGCACGTACTCAAAGACGACAAACGCTTTATCTTCCAAGTCGCATCCCATGCGCAAAAATCGGTTGAATACATCCAGAGATTACAGAGTCCGTAA
- a CDS encoding ArdC family protein yields MTKPITRKTSSSPAGQPQQDIYTRVTAKILTDLENGNLSWRKPWHSEHLASQVMRPLRWNDIPYTGINTLILWNAASDQGFTSPYWMTFKQATEMKASVRKGEKGTQIVYANKFTKEEEDANGDLKSSQIPFLKSYTVFNASQIDGLSDGFYQTPEPVVIHQQARDQALEQFFAQTKADIYTGSKACYTQTTDRIQMPPYESFETAKRFYAVLAHEMCHWTKPPHRLNRDFGKKHYGDEGYAKEELVAELGACFLSADLGVEPQPEEHHAAYIQSWLEVLKDDKRFIFQAASHAQKAVEYIHALQCS; encoded by the coding sequence ATGACCAAACCGATTACCCGCAAAACTTCATCAAGTCCTGCTGGGCAACCTCAACAAGATATTTACACCCGTGTCACCGCCAAGATTCTAACCGATCTTGAAAACGGCAATCTCTCCTGGCGTAAGCCATGGCACTCCGAGCATTTAGCCAGTCAGGTCATGCGACCTTTACGCTGGAATGATATTCCGTATACGGGCATCAATACGCTCATTCTTTGGAATGCTGCCAGTGATCAGGGGTTTACCTCGCCCTATTGGATGACCTTCAAACAGGCCACCGAGATGAAAGCGTCTGTCCGCAAAGGTGAGAAGGGGACGCAGATTGTCTACGCTAATAAGTTCACCAAAGAGGAGGAAGACGCCAATGGTGACCTCAAATCCAGCCAGATTCCCTTTCTTAAAAGTTACACCGTGTTCAACGCGTCGCAGATTGACGGTCTGTCTGATGGTTTTTATCAAACCCCCGAACCCGTTGTTATCCATCAACAAGCGCGTGATCAGGCACTCGAACAGTTCTTTGCGCAGACGAAAGCCGATATTTATACCGGCTCCAAAGCGTGTTACACACAGACCACTGACCGCATCCAAATGCCGCCGTACGAAAGCTTTGAAACGGCCAAGCGGTTTTACGCTGTTTTAGCCCATGAAATGTGCCATTGGACGAAACCTCCACACCGGTTGAACCGTGACTTCGGCAAAAAACACTATGGTGATGAAGGGTACGCGAAGGAGGAACTGGTTGCCGAATTAGGAGCCTGCTTTCTGTCGGCTGATCTGGGCGTTGAGCCGCAGCCGGAAGAACATCATGCGGCTTACATCCAATCCTGGCTAGAAGTGCTCAAAGATGACAAACGCTTTATCTTCCAGGCCGCATCCCACGCGCAAAAAGCGGTTGAATACATTCATGCGTTGCAATGCTCTTGA
- a CDS encoding JAB domain-containing protein, with translation MTQLNLQSLFTVNEVEIHYRNKTPYQDRIQITRSTTAYEILRHAWDENKLELIEQFKILLLDRKNNCLAISDISTGGMSACIVDPKVIFVTALKANACGIILAHNHPSQNLQPSPQDLTLTRKLSDCGKLLDIAVLDHLIVTSRNYYSFADEGCMPR, from the coding sequence ATGACCCAACTGAACCTGCAATCGCTATTTACGGTCAATGAAGTCGAAATTCACTACCGAAACAAAACGCCGTACCAGGATCGGATTCAAATTACCCGCTCTACAACGGCTTACGAAATCCTGCGCCACGCCTGGGATGAAAATAAGCTGGAATTGATCGAACAATTCAAGATTCTGCTTCTCGACCGGAAAAACAACTGTCTAGCGATATCGGACATTTCGACGGGTGGCATGAGTGCTTGTATTGTCGATCCCAAAGTCATCTTTGTGACAGCCCTCAAGGCCAATGCTTGCGGAATTATTTTGGCGCACAACCATCCGTCCCAAAACCTCCAACCCAGTCCACAAGATTTAACGCTGACACGGAAGTTGTCTGATTGCGGCAAGCTGCTGGACATTGCGGTTCTGGATCACCTGATCGTCACATCGCGTAATTATTACTCCTTTGCCGATGAGGGCTGTATGCCGCGCTAG
- a CDS encoding helix-turn-helix domain-containing protein, with protein sequence MSHKNTLNPLLNRKQAAQYLGVSPGTLAVWDCTKQKPLNPILVGKLIHYRLADLDQFLDQRLMD encoded by the coding sequence ATGTCCCACAAAAACACGCTCAATCCCTTACTGAATCGAAAGCAGGCCGCGCAGTATCTGGGCGTTTCACCTGGTACGCTGGCGGTGTGGGATTGCACCAAACAAAAACCACTCAACCCCATTCTGGTGGGTAAACTGATCCATTATCGGCTGGCCGATTTAGATCAGTTTCTAGACCAGCGGCTCATGGACTAA
- a CDS encoding bifunctional nuclease family protein: MGYFEAQAIAIEMNALKATRPLTFDLLQTLLLAGNFSVKEIVIDAIINQLFYATVVLQTMDGELELDTIPSDAFVIALKNKAPMYIYRSVLKAYQDLELNKS; this comes from the coding sequence ATGGGATATTTCGAGGCTCAAGCGATTGCCATTGAAATGAATGCCTTAAAGGCGACCCGACCACTGACGTTCGATCTTTTACAAACACTCTTACTGGCAGGTAATTTCTCGGTGAAAGAAATCGTAATCGACGCCATTATCAATCAACTCTTTTATGCCACGGTTGTCTTGCAGACCATGGATGGCGAACTTGAGCTAGATACAATACCCTCGGACGCATTCGTAATTGCATTGAAAAATAAGGCTCCGATGTATATTTATAGAAGTGTTCTTAAGGCGTACCAAGATCTGGAGTTGAACAAATCCTGA
- a CDS encoding helix-turn-helix transcriptional regulator, protein MNETLVTNQLSGFLRLEQVLQLIPVSKATWWNGCRSGQFPKPYKLAPRVTAWKANDIRQWIERFDSTYPATEI, encoded by the coding sequence ATGAACGAAACATTAGTTACCAATCAACTTTCAGGATTTTTACGTTTAGAACAAGTTCTACAATTGATCCCGGTCAGCAAAGCCACTTGGTGGAATGGGTGCCGCTCAGGACAATTTCCGAAGCCCTACAAGTTAGCGCCCCGAGTTACAGCCTGGAAGGCTAATGACATTCGGCAATGGATAGAGCGATTTGACAGTACTTATCCAGCTACAGAGATCTAG
- a CDS encoding tyrosine-type recombinase/integrase — protein sequence MSLSDLDCRHAKPATSAYRLFDSAGLYLHVMPTGKRVWRLKYRFYGKEKLLTLGTYPGVTLIKAREKRDIAKQTLEAGVDPSQQKKDEKALAQFKQAQTVQLVATEWYNRNLPTWSPSYAKNVFSRLQQNIFPFIGQLPVASLTVQQLLACLQKVEDRNRNDLAHRVLQMMGQIMRYAVITERADRDITSDMKGALKKYVKGHFASIEIDELPDLLKAIERNDARLFKQTVLALKLILLTFVRTSELINATWDEIDLENKVWRIPAERMKMRKAHIVPLSNQVISILEELGELFGKQGYILPSVFQKNKPISNNTILKALDRLKYGKLMTGHGFRALAMSTIKEKLGYRHEVVDRQLAHQPKSKVDKAYDRAQFLAERTKMMQEWSDYIDALMRFGEASEIK from the coding sequence ATGTCATTATCCGACTTGGATTGTCGCCACGCCAAACCGGCGACGTCAGCTTATCGACTGTTTGATTCGGCAGGTTTGTATTTGCACGTGATGCCGACCGGCAAGCGAGTCTGGCGCTTGAAATACCGATTTTATGGCAAAGAGAAACTCCTGACATTGGGGACCTATCCTGGCGTGACGCTCATCAAGGCTCGCGAAAAAAGGGACATCGCCAAGCAAACGCTAGAAGCGGGCGTTGATCCTAGCCAACAAAAGAAAGACGAAAAGGCGCTGGCTCAGTTTAAGCAAGCACAAACCGTCCAATTGGTCGCTACTGAGTGGTACAATCGTAATCTGCCAACCTGGTCGCCTAGTTACGCCAAAAATGTGTTTAGTCGTCTTCAGCAAAACATATTCCCCTTCATTGGTCAGCTACCAGTTGCCAGCTTAACCGTTCAGCAATTATTAGCTTGTCTTCAAAAGGTGGAAGATCGAAACCGCAATGACTTAGCCCATCGTGTTTTACAAATGATGGGACAAATCATGCGCTATGCGGTCATTACGGAACGCGCTGACCGTGATATTACATCGGATATGAAAGGGGCGTTGAAAAAATACGTCAAAGGCCATTTTGCTTCTATTGAGATCGATGAGTTGCCTGATTTACTCAAGGCAATTGAACGCAATGATGCACGGCTTTTCAAGCAAACGGTCTTGGCGCTAAAGCTTATTTTATTAACCTTTGTTCGTACTAGCGAACTGATCAATGCTACTTGGGATGAGATTGATCTGGAGAATAAAGTATGGCGCATTCCGGCCGAGCGAATGAAAATGCGTAAAGCGCACATTGTTCCCTTGTCCAATCAGGTTATCTCGATCTTGGAGGAATTAGGTGAATTGTTCGGGAAACAAGGGTATATCTTACCCAGCGTTTTTCAAAAAAATAAGCCTATCAGCAACAATACGATTTTAAAAGCCTTAGATCGATTAAAATACGGCAAACTGATGACCGGTCATGGCTTTCGAGCATTAGCCATGAGTACGATCAAGGAAAAATTGGGATATCGCCACGAAGTGGTTGATCGGCAGTTAGCTCACCAGCCCAAGAGTAAAGTGGACAAGGCCTATGACCGAGCACAATTTCTAGCCGAGCGTACGAAAATGATGCAGGAGTGGTCTGATTATATTGATGCGCTTATGCGCTTCGGCGAAGCCAGTGAAATTAAGTGA
- a CDS encoding SIR2 family protein, with the protein MINQQQMSHIKMRLNEQKNWPMSEHYNGFQKQRGLAFLIGNGINRYKDDDRARSWEGLLDDVYKDIFGDLPIEKMEGFHLTEFFDLMQLKARSLNDYKRNFILLKSKIAISLQTKLISWKADEHHKRVISTIRGCDCPILTTNFDKILSDAIDGEKFNMIHSSERKFNNFHSRYPWTVYYGSKELKYHGEDEFSIWHVNGNVDYPQSINLGLTDYIKSITRINKELPSQKTGFHISGKLSGTWVRFFFYKPLFIFGLGLEEQEILLRWLLITRKNYWLTKGWTSHMGWYIHINNDGIRSLPGPKRIFLENVGLEILEFKSYHEFYEEFWSELEKFSRADIH; encoded by the coding sequence ATGATTAATCAACAGCAAATGTCTCATATTAAAATGCGCTTAAATGAACAAAAGAACTGGCCAATGAGTGAGCATTATAACGGATTTCAGAAACAAAGAGGATTAGCCTTTCTTATTGGCAATGGTATCAATAGATACAAAGATGACGATAGAGCCCGGTCTTGGGAAGGTTTGCTTGATGATGTCTACAAAGATATATTTGGGGATCTCCCAATTGAAAAAATGGAGGGCTTTCACCTAACAGAATTCTTTGACTTGATGCAATTAAAAGCACGCTCTCTAAATGATTATAAAAGAAATTTTATTTTGTTAAAATCTAAGATTGCAATAAGCTTACAAACCAAACTTATCAGCTGGAAAGCTGATGAACACCATAAGAGGGTTATAAGTACGATTAGAGGTTGCGACTGTCCAATCTTAACTACGAACTTCGATAAGATCTTAAGCGATGCTATTGATGGAGAAAAATTTAATATGATCCATTCAAGCGAGCGAAAATTTAACAATTTTCATTCCCGTTATCCATGGACAGTATATTACGGTAGTAAAGAATTAAAGTATCATGGCGAAGACGAGTTTAGTATATGGCATGTAAATGGTAATGTCGATTATCCACAGAGCATCAACTTGGGCTTAACAGATTATATAAAAAGTATCACAAGAATCAATAAAGAATTGCCATCCCAAAAAACCGGCTTTCATATAAGTGGAAAGTTAAGTGGCACTTGGGTTCGTTTCTTTTTTTACAAGCCACTTTTTATTTTCGGACTAGGATTAGAAGAACAAGAAATTTTATTAAGATGGCTACTAATTACCAGAAAAAATTATTGGTTAACAAAAGGTTGGACATCTCATATGGGTTGGTATATTCACATTAACAATGATGGTATAAGGTCATTGCCTGGCCCTAAAAGAATTTTTTTAGAAAATGTAGGATTGGAGATATTGGAGTTTAAGAGTTATCACGAGTTTTATGAAGAATTCTGGAGCGAATTGGAAAAGTTTAGCAGAGCAGATATTCATTAA